Proteins from one Naumovozyma castellii chromosome 3, complete genome genomic window:
- the SLS1 gene encoding Sls1p (ancestral locus Anc_8.346) — protein sequence MEYHQYQLKHYSNCLSPYYKKQAIMLPMLSRFVLPSKRVALSHYKCTFINSRRLYSHTEEQQQDQTVTEIEEDGEHAITRGKKLKPSKAKIVVLNHQEAGLFKNRQQPHFQSRTTQNPLFKGIFDLDVDSDMTLKELTQRPNKSNLLQEIESQTNKLLVSKINVTTPQVIQSIDVQRPITETISHYEYINLVEKLKGSYTLPQLRSYTKQNFNLSLPHVTKSKLIERIILKMWNCKIVTNGDDGSLQSNSIEQVSATTNTSTASSSYEILTMDLQNTEITLLLFTQRGKLLQNLTRINGLTIAFPLDENKIIIKAATRGVARYVEVSIRKILSNVINEFVNIDHLLQGMSSTLNLKDLINLIESHTDTVFEKIENDNNGNTNNKTIFKISAFGQRRIELAKKLLIWGTYNDHSMTNEQILAVLPSSLNGNTNNLKKYPYNDIDAFDWLHKDNEWTRLQIPLKKGTMTTVPQEPLTLSITNMDSIYQMFAPQQEDSQEKSMYSMSLGYSLQALSNGKTIQYFQPKIPQLASRLLNLPLYDSSLTQDELFSIDKHEYYVQLKFIPNTLVSASFDSKITYPPVELWFELDEEGHPIMDSLRCIAQLNKKSMILQTPTAPFDYAINMESYIDLLEPTATTLKTSSSSSSSSSSSSSSSSSSFLTSQDGINQFLKNSTLNFQTNNKDKKNKLLLPNSMNVNISKNPTSKTQMVNYKYLITHHHSVLRLKYLDKYMVQFSDINAGSLGGKHTRIDFIGGEKLTQEELNTFINDILRFHVNNNSNSDNK from the coding sequence ATGGAATATCACCAATATCAACTTAAACACTACAGCAACTGCCTCTCACCTTATTATAAAAAGCAAGCTATTATGCTGCCGATGCTGTCACGTTTTGTCTTGCCGAGCAAACGGGTCGCTTTATCACATTATAAGTGTACCTTTATAAACTCGAGAAGACTATACTCTCATACTGAAGAGCAACAGCAGGACCAGACAGTAACTgagattgaagaagatgggGAGCACGCCATTACAAGGGgtaagaaattgaaacctTCAAAGGCGAAAATAGTGGTCTTGAATCATCAAGAAGCTGGACTCTTCAAAAATAGACAACAACCGCATTTCCAATCAAGAACCACTCAAAACCCTTTATTCAAGGGTATTTTTGATCTTGATGTAGATTCAGATATGACGTTGAAGGAATTGACTCAGAGACCCAACAAATCGAATCTTTTgcaagaaattgaatcaCAGACTAATAAATTGTTGGTATCGAAGATTAACGTCACAACACCGCAAGTCATTCAATCCATTGACGTGCAACGACCCATTACGGAAACTATATCACATTATGAGTATATTAATCTCgtggaaaaattgaaaggaTCTTACACTTTACCACAATTAAGATCTTACACTAAACAGaatttcaatctttctTTACCGCATGTAACcaaatcaaaattaattgaaagaattattttgaaaatgtgGAATTGTAAAATTGTTACAAATGGTGACGATGGATCATTGCAATCCAATTCTATAGAACAAGTTTCtgcaacaacaaatacATCAACGGCTTCGTCATCGTATGAGATTTTGACCATGGATTTACAAAATACTGAAATTACTCTATTGTTGTTCACTCAAAGAGGTaaattattacaaaatttGACAAGAATCAATGGATTGACCATTGCGTTTCCATtagatgaaaataaaattattataaagGCGGCCACCAGAGGGGTAGCAAGATACGTAGAAGTGTCCATTAGGAAAATTTTATCTAACGTTATCAACgaatttgtaaatattgATCATTTATTACAAGGAATGAGTTCCacattgaatttgaaagatctGATTAATTTGATTGAATCACATACTGATAcagtttttgaaaaaattgaaaatgataataacgGTAATACAAATAACAAGACAATCTTTAAGATTTCCGCATTTGgtcaaagaagaattgaattggCCAAAAAACTGTTGATTTGGGGTACTTATAACGATCATTCCATGACCAACGAACAGATATTAGCAGTACTACCATCATCACTCAATGGAAACACCAATaacttgaaaaaatatccttataatgatattgatgCATTTGATTGGTTACACAAGGACAACGAATGGACAAGATTGCAaattccattgaaaaaGGGTACCATGACTACGGTTCCACAAGAACCATTAACACTTAGTATTACCAATATGGATTCCATTTACCAAATGTTTGCACCACAACAAGAAGATTCTCAAGAAAAATCAATGTATAGCATGTCATTGGGTTATTCGTTACAAGCTCTATCAAATGGGAAAACAATACAATATTTCCAACCAAAAATCCCACAATTAGCATcaagattattgaatttaccTCTATATGATTCGTCCTTAACTcaagatgaattattttcgATCGATAAACATGAATATTATGTTCAACTAAAATTCATACCAAATACATTGGTATCTGCATCATTTGATTCCAAGATTACTTATCCACCAGTGGAACTATGGTTTGAATTAGACGAAGAAGGTCATCCAATAATGGATTCCCTTCGTTGTATAGCTCAGCTTAATAAAAAATCCATGATTCTACAAACTCCTACAGCACCATTTGATTACGCTATCAATATGGAATCATACATAGATCTGCTTGAACCTACCGCCACAACTTTGAAAacctcatcatcatcatcatcatcatcatcatcatcatcatcatcatcatcatcatcattccTCACAAGTCAAGATGGTATAAAccaattcttgaagaattcaacgttaaatttccaaacaaataacaaggataagaaaaataaactaCTCTTGCCAAATTCTATGAATGTGAACATTTCAAAGAACCCCACTTCCAAGACACAGATGGTCAATTACAAATACTTAATTACGCATCATCATAGTGTATTAAGactgaaatatttggataaataTATGGTTCAATTCTCGGACATTAATGCTGGTTCATTAGGTGGGAAGCATACAAGAATCGACTTCATTGGaggtgaaaaattaactCAAGAGGAACTCAATACGTTCATTAACGATATCCTTCGTTTTcatgtaaataataatagtaacaGTGATAATAAATAG